A single region of the Plantactinospora soyae genome encodes:
- a CDS encoding threonine aldolase family protein — protein MPRAVLRQLLDQVDDETPPGGPDGPVARLERRIGELLGTESALFFPTGTMAQQVALRIHAQRRGRLGFAAHPQSHLEVWEGQGYNAVHGLRFHPAGDRHQLMTDADLAAIGEPLAAVVWELPQRDIGGQLPEWTDLCAQVAGARARGAATHLDGARLWEAQTYYRRPFAEIAGLFDTVYVSLYKALLGVRGAVLAGDAATIAEAAVWRTRLGGNIHDAWPLALAALAGLDTLLPRMPAFRDHAIAIASAINADGVAFAWPDPPQTPIFHVHLPAARASVERAGAEMIAEHGTQLFARVRTGSDPRRSSFEITVGEQAMAFTPDEVVALLHELLDRAGAGGGQSG, from the coding sequence ATGCCCCGGGCGGTTCTGCGGCAACTGCTCGACCAGGTCGACGACGAGACGCCGCCGGGCGGTCCGGACGGGCCGGTCGCCCGACTGGAGCGGCGGATCGGTGAACTGCTCGGCACCGAGTCGGCGCTGTTCTTCCCCACCGGGACGATGGCGCAGCAGGTCGCGCTCCGGATCCACGCCCAACGTCGGGGCCGGCTCGGTTTCGCCGCCCATCCGCAGAGCCACCTGGAGGTCTGGGAGGGCCAGGGCTACAACGCCGTCCACGGCCTCCGGTTCCATCCGGCCGGCGACCGCCACCAGTTGATGACCGACGCGGATTTGGCGGCGATCGGTGAGCCGCTGGCCGCGGTCGTCTGGGAGTTGCCGCAGCGCGACATCGGCGGGCAGCTTCCCGAGTGGACGGACCTGTGCGCACAGGTGGCCGGTGCCCGGGCCCGGGGCGCGGCGACGCACCTGGACGGCGCACGGCTCTGGGAGGCGCAGACCTACTACCGTCGCCCCTTCGCGGAGATCGCCGGCCTCTTCGACACCGTCTACGTGTCGCTGTACAAGGCCCTGCTCGGCGTCCGGGGCGCCGTCCTGGCCGGCGACGCGGCGACCATCGCCGAAGCGGCGGTCTGGCGGACCCGGCTCGGCGGAAACATCCACGACGCCTGGCCGCTGGCGCTCGCCGCGCTCGCCGGGCTCGACACGCTGCTGCCCCGGATGCCGGCCTTCCGGGACCACGCTATCGCGATCGCCAGCGCGATCAACGCGGACGGGGTGGCGTTCGCCTGGCCCGACCCGCCCCAGACACCGATCTTCCACGTGCACCTGCCGGCGGCCAGGGCTTCGGTCGAGCGGGCCGGAGCCGAGATGATCGCCGAGCACGGCACCCAGCTGTTCGCCCGGGTACGGACCGGATCCGACCCGAGGCGGTCGAGCTTCGAGATCACCGTGGGCGAGCAGGCCATGGCGTTCACCCCGGACGAGGTCGTCGCGCTGCTGCACGAGTTGCTCGATCGGGCCGGCGCGGGCGGCGGTCAGTCCGGGTAG
- a CDS encoding YraN family protein: MTAASEAVGAYGERCAVRHLVGTGLRVVARNWRCAHGEIDIIAWDGDVLAFCEVKTRRSGAFGTPADAVVGRKARRLRRLAAEWLAAGDVHAGEIRFDIVEVYPARAGAARVEHLKAAF, translated from the coding sequence ATGACAGCGGCGAGCGAGGCCGTCGGCGCGTACGGCGAACGATGCGCCGTACGGCACCTGGTCGGGACCGGATTGCGGGTGGTGGCCCGGAACTGGCGGTGTGCCCACGGCGAGATCGACATCATCGCCTGGGACGGCGACGTCCTCGCCTTCTGCGAGGTGAAGACCCGACGGAGCGGTGCCTTCGGCACACCGGCCGACGCGGTGGTCGGCAGGAAGGCCCGACGGCTGCGCCGACTGGCCGCCGAGTGGCTGGCGGCCGGCGACGTGCACGCCGGGGAGATCCGCTTCGACATCGTCGAGGTCTACCCCGCCCGGGCCGGTGCCGCCCGCGTCGAGCACCTCAAGGCGGCGTTCTGA
- a CDS encoding DUF2332 domain-containing protein, with protein sequence MNTVEQARLARLFQHFARHEFHGHSPRYEFLSEVVADRPELAAPLLAAGPGQRRPILFFAAVQYLLRTTAPGHPLAEYLPGLGGYGAIGPGLATAFADLVQTRRDELAQLCATRSTQTNEANRAALLRPGFGRVAELWPERPLHLVELGASAGLLLRTDRYPCRYLGSDGRTATYGPAGGPPALTMTCEVRGTAWPEPAAVDPLVVARTGIDLAPIDASDSRATDWLRACVWPEQTDRLDRLDAALAEMGRDDLRMVAGDMAETLPLVLSTVADDALPCVFASNAVTYLGQPDRRRLVAVLAEVGARRDLTVLLNEASEAGAELFQDHRPAAAGPAGVLSVGLLTLVTWRSGRISVDVLARTGPHGQWLEWLARP encoded by the coding sequence ATGAACACCGTCGAGCAGGCTCGGCTGGCCCGGTTGTTCCAGCACTTCGCCCGGCACGAGTTCCACGGTCACTCCCCCCGCTACGAGTTCCTGTCCGAGGTGGTCGCCGACCGTCCGGAGTTGGCGGCCCCGTTGCTGGCGGCGGGCCCGGGACAACGTCGGCCGATCCTCTTCTTCGCCGCGGTGCAGTACCTGCTCCGCACCACCGCGCCCGGCCATCCGCTCGCGGAGTACCTGCCAGGACTCGGCGGGTACGGCGCGATCGGTCCCGGCCTGGCGACCGCGTTCGCCGACCTGGTGCAGACGCGCCGGGACGAACTCGCCCAGCTCTGCGCGACCCGCAGCACACAGACCAACGAGGCCAACCGGGCCGCGCTGCTCCGTCCCGGATTCGGCCGGGTGGCCGAGCTGTGGCCGGAGCGACCGCTGCACCTGGTCGAACTGGGAGCCAGTGCCGGGTTGCTGCTCCGGACCGACCGGTACCCGTGCCGGTATCTCGGTTCCGACGGGCGGACCGCGACCTACGGTCCGGCCGGCGGTCCGCCGGCTCTCACCATGACCTGCGAGGTACGCGGCACGGCCTGGCCGGAGCCGGCGGCGGTGGACCCGCTGGTGGTCGCCCGGACCGGGATCGACCTGGCGCCGATCGATGCCAGCGACAGCCGGGCGACGGACTGGCTGCGGGCCTGTGTCTGGCCGGAGCAGACGGACCGGCTCGATCGGCTGGACGCCGCGCTGGCGGAGATGGGCCGGGACGACCTGCGGATGGTGGCCGGTGACATGGCAGAGACCCTGCCCCTGGTGCTGTCCACCGTGGCCGACGACGCCCTGCCGTGCGTCTTCGCCTCGAACGCGGTGACGTACCTCGGCCAGCCCGACCGACGCCGACTGGTGGCGGTACTGGCGGAGGTGGGGGCGCGACGGGACCTGACGGTGCTGCTCAACGAGGCGTCCGAGGCGGGTGCCGAACTCTTCCAGGACCACCGCCCGGCGGCGGCCGGTCCGGCCGGGGTGCTCTCGGTCGGTCTGCTCACCCTGGTCACCTGGCGGAGCGGCCGGATCAGCGTCGACGTCCTGGCCCGGACCGGTCCGCACGGTCAGTGGCTGGAGTGGCTGGCCCGCCCATAG
- the rpsB gene encoding 30S ribosomal protein S2 codes for MAVVTMRQLLESGVHFGHQTRRWNPKMKRFIFTERNGIYIIDLRQTLEYIEKAYEFVRGTVAEGGSILFVGTKKQAQEAIAEQATRVGQPYVNHRWLGGMLTNFQTVYKRLQRMKELEALGDLSGTAQGYTKKETLQLSREKIKLTRTLGGLRDMQKVPAAIWVVDTKKEHIAVDEARKLGIPVIAVLDTNCDPDEVDFPIPGNDDAIRSAELLTRVIAAAVGDGLIARSGKRRGTDEKPEPGVVGADEPLAEWERELIEDTEKKADGDAEPKAAEPASAEPATAAAEPKTAEPKAAEPATAAAE; via the coding sequence ATGGCCGTAGTGACCATGCGCCAACTGCTGGAGAGCGGTGTCCACTTCGGGCACCAGACCCGGCGTTGGAACCCGAAGATGAAGCGCTTCATCTTCACCGAGCGCAACGGTATCTACATCATCGACCTCCGCCAGACCCTCGAGTACATCGAGAAGGCGTACGAGTTCGTCCGCGGGACCGTGGCCGAGGGCGGCAGCATCCTCTTCGTGGGTACCAAGAAGCAGGCTCAGGAAGCCATCGCCGAGCAGGCGACCCGGGTCGGCCAGCCGTACGTCAACCACCGCTGGCTCGGCGGCATGCTGACCAACTTCCAGACCGTCTACAAGCGGCTCCAGCGGATGAAGGAGCTGGAGGCGCTCGGCGATCTGTCCGGCACCGCGCAGGGTTACACCAAGAAGGAGACCCTGCAGCTGTCCCGCGAGAAGATCAAGCTGACCCGTACCCTCGGTGGGCTGCGGGACATGCAGAAGGTTCCGGCCGCGATCTGGGTGGTCGACACCAAGAAGGAGCACATCGCCGTCGACGAGGCCCGCAAGCTGGGCATCCCGGTGATCGCCGTGCTCGACACCAACTGCGACCCGGACGAGGTCGACTTCCCGATCCCGGGTAACGACGACGCGATCCGCTCCGCCGAGCTGCTGACCAGGGTCATCGCGGCGGCCGTCGGCGACGGCCTGATCGCCCGCTCGGGCAAGCGTCGGGGCACCGACGAGAAGCCCGAGCCGGGTGTCGTCGGCGCCGACGAGCCGCTCGCCGAGTGGGAGCGCGAGCTGATCGAGGACACCGAGAAGAAGGCCGATGGCGACGCGGAGCCGAAGGCCGCCGAGCCGGCGAGTGCCGAGCCGGCGACCGCCGCCGCCGAGCCGAAGACTGCCGAGCCGAAGGCCGCCGAGCCGGCGACCGCCGCCGCTGAGTGA
- the tsf gene encoding translation elongation factor Ts has protein sequence MSNFTAADVKKLRDLTGAGMMDCKKALTEAEGDFDKAVEFLRVKGVKDVGKRAGRTAANGLVAHSGKALLELNCETDFVAKNADFIAFAQLLVEHGGQSGAADAEGLLGTTLADGRTVADAVQEQSAKIGEKLVLNRFVALDGPVAVYLHRKAQDLPPQVGVMVEYTGKSDEAGDADARGVAMQIAAMRPKYVNRDEVPAETVASERRIAEQTAREEGKPEAAMSKIVEGRVNAFFKDYVLLEQASVADNKKSVKQVLAEAGIEVTRFVRFEVGQA, from the coding sequence ATGTCCAACTTCACCGCCGCGGACGTCAAGAAGCTCCGGGACCTCACCGGCGCCGGCATGATGGACTGCAAGAAGGCCCTCACCGAGGCCGAGGGCGACTTCGACAAGGCTGTCGAGTTCCTGCGCGTCAAGGGCGTCAAGGACGTCGGCAAGCGGGCCGGCCGTACCGCCGCCAACGGTCTGGTGGCGCACTCCGGCAAGGCGCTGCTCGAACTCAACTGCGAGACCGACTTCGTCGCCAAGAACGCTGACTTCATCGCGTTCGCGCAGCTTCTCGTCGAGCACGGCGGGCAGTCCGGCGCGGCCGACGCCGAGGGTCTGCTCGGCACCACCCTGGCCGACGGCCGTACGGTCGCCGACGCGGTCCAGGAGCAGTCCGCCAAGATCGGCGAGAAGCTGGTGCTCAACCGCTTCGTCGCACTCGACGGGCCGGTCGCGGTCTACCTGCACCGCAAGGCGCAGGACCTGCCCCCGCAGGTCGGCGTGATGGTGGAGTACACCGGCAAGTCCGACGAGGCCGGTGACGCCGACGCGCGCGGCGTCGCGATGCAGATCGCCGCCATGCGTCCCAAGTACGTCAACCGCGATGAGGTGCCGGCCGAGACCGTGGCCTCGGAGCGGCGCATCGCCGAGCAGACCGCTCGCGAGGAGGGCAAGCCCGAGGCGGCCATGTCCAAGATCGTCGAGGGTCGGGTCAACGCCTTCTTCAAGGACTACGTCCTGCTCGAGCAGGCATCGGTCGCCGACAACAAGAAGTCGGTGAAGCAGGTGCTCGCCGAGGCGGGTATCGAGGTAACCCGGTTCGTCCGGTTCGAGGTCGGCCAGGCCTGA
- the pyrH gene encoding UMP kinase has protein sequence MTQVVSDRTSAADDPTAPPPGRARRVVLKLSGEVFGGGAIGVDPDVVQAIARQIATVVRRGVQVSVVVGGGNFFRGAELQKRGMDRARADYMGMLGTVMNCLALQDFLEKEGIETRVQSAITMAQVAEPYIPLRAIRHLEKGRVVIFGAGAGMPYFSTDTVAAQRALEIRADVVLMSKNGVDGVYTADPRTDPNASKLDKITFTEVLRRGLRVADAAAFSLCEENGLPMLVFGAEGDDTIIRAVGGERIGTLITA, from the coding sequence ATGACGCAGGTTGTGAGTGACCGGACCTCGGCGGCGGACGATCCGACGGCGCCGCCACCCGGGCGGGCCCGCCGGGTGGTGCTGAAGCTGTCCGGCGAGGTCTTCGGCGGTGGCGCGATCGGCGTCGATCCGGACGTGGTGCAGGCCATCGCGCGGCAGATCGCAACCGTGGTACGCCGGGGCGTACAGGTCTCGGTGGTGGTCGGGGGCGGCAACTTCTTCCGGGGCGCTGAACTCCAGAAGCGCGGCATGGACCGGGCCCGGGCCGATTACATGGGCATGCTCGGCACGGTGATGAACTGCCTGGCACTCCAGGACTTCCTGGAGAAGGAGGGCATCGAGACGCGGGTGCAGAGCGCGATCACGATGGCGCAGGTCGCCGAGCCCTACATTCCGCTGCGGGCGATCCGCCACCTGGAAAAGGGTCGCGTGGTCATTTTCGGCGCGGGCGCCGGGATGCCCTACTTCTCGACCGACACCGTCGCCGCCCAGCGCGCGCTGGAGATCCGGGCCGACGTGGTGCTGATGAGCAAGAACGGGGTCGACGGCGTCTACACGGCGGATCCGCGTACCGACCCGAACGCCAGCAAGCTCGACAAGATCACCTTCACCGAGGTGCTCCGGCGCGGACTGCGCGTAGCGGATGCCGCCGCGTTCAGCCTCTGCGAGGAGAACGGGCTGCCGATGCTGGTCTTCGGTGCCGAGGGCGACGACACCATCATCCGGGCTGTCGGCGGCGAGCGCATCGGAACGTTGATCACGGCGTGA
- the frr gene encoding ribosome recycling factor, with translation MIDDTLLEAEEKMERAVEHAKEEFGAIRTGRASPAMFSKIIIDYYGSPTPLTQMASVGIPEPRMAIIKPYDNSQLQAMEKAIRDSDLGVNPNNEGNQLRIVLPQMTEERRRDMIKVARHKAEEAKVAIRNIRRRGKEELDRIVKDGEAGEDEGRRAEKELDDLTHRYVTHVDELVKHKETELLEV, from the coding sequence GTGATCGACGACACCCTCCTCGAGGCCGAGGAGAAGATGGAGCGCGCGGTCGAGCACGCCAAGGAGGAGTTTGGCGCCATCCGCACCGGGCGCGCCTCTCCGGCGATGTTCTCCAAGATCATCATCGACTACTACGGTAGTCCCACCCCCCTGACCCAGATGGCCTCCGTCGGCATCCCCGAGCCTCGGATGGCGATCATCAAGCCGTACGACAACTCGCAGTTGCAGGCGATGGAGAAGGCGATCCGCGACTCCGACCTCGGCGTGAACCCCAACAACGAGGGCAACCAGCTACGTATCGTGCTGCCGCAGATGACCGAGGAGCGGCGCCGGGACATGATCAAGGTGGCCCGGCACAAGGCCGAGGAAGCCAAGGTGGCGATCCGGAACATCCGCCGCCGGGGCAAGGAAGAGCTCGACCGGATCGTCAAGGACGGCGAAGCGGGTGAGGACGAGGGTCGGCGCGCCGAGAAGGAGCTGGACGACCTCACTCACCGGTACGTGACGCACGTCGACGAGTTGGTGAAACACAAGGAAACCGAGTTGCTCGAGGTCTGA
- a CDS encoding phosphatidate cytidylyltransferase, with protein sequence MSHVDPYRGGAEPRGRQQRPEHPRGLDRSRGPERQDGPAGRQWPAGDDDAWVRARHGGAAPDTYAAPTDSFPVLPDTSAGPTGQHPAPPDIPVDPDGGYPATGFPPGKAPGLRSGTLPGHRNGHRDQAVGDPGSQWRGAEPGGPATEYPAAGRPGYPEGGDSPYPDGDDRRGADASAEAPTNPVGWPFVDPDPAPEPSSAPRRGPGRRRATRSGQPAASGRAGRNLPAAIGVGLGLGAAIVVPLFLFRPAFLVVVAIAVSIGIWEMTQAVRPSGVHPPLVPLIAGGLLMVGLAWWAGPDALSLGLLVTVLATLVWRLGDGPAGYQRDMTAATLIAVYVPFLGGFAALLAAAPDDGELRVLVTLAAVVLSDTGGYAAGVAFGKHPMAPSVSPKKSWEGFAGSVAAAAIGSAVLLGVLLDVEPWWGAIFGVAVSVAAVLGDLGESMIKRDLGVKDMSNLLPGHGGLMDRLDSVLFAVPTGYLLLAIFAPTG encoded by the coding sequence ATGTCCCACGTCGACCCCTATCGCGGCGGCGCGGAGCCGCGTGGCCGGCAGCAACGGCCCGAGCATCCGCGTGGCCTGGATAGGTCCCGTGGTCCGGAGCGCCAGGACGGCCCGGCGGGCCGCCAGTGGCCAGCCGGCGACGACGACGCCTGGGTTCGGGCGCGGCACGGGGGTGCCGCGCCCGACACCTATGCGGCGCCGACCGACAGCTTCCCGGTCCTACCCGACACGTCCGCGGGCCCGACTGGCCAGCACCCCGCCCCACCCGACATTCCGGTGGATCCCGACGGCGGCTATCCGGCCACCGGATTCCCGCCGGGAAAGGCTCCGGGACTCCGGTCCGGAACACTGCCAGGACACCGGAACGGCCACCGCGACCAGGCCGTCGGGGACCCGGGCTCGCAGTGGCGTGGCGCCGAGCCGGGTGGGCCCGCGACCGAGTACCCCGCCGCCGGGCGGCCCGGCTATCCGGAGGGCGGCGATTCGCCGTACCCGGACGGGGACGACCGGCGTGGTGCCGACGCCAGCGCGGAGGCACCGACCAACCCGGTAGGTTGGCCCTTCGTGGACCCGGATCCGGCCCCGGAACCGTCCTCGGCGCCGCGGCGCGGTCCGGGCCGCCGCCGGGCGACCCGCTCCGGCCAGCCGGCCGCTTCCGGTCGGGCCGGCCGGAACCTCCCGGCCGCGATCGGCGTCGGGCTCGGGCTCGGCGCCGCGATCGTCGTTCCGCTCTTCCTGTTCCGCCCCGCCTTCCTGGTCGTGGTGGCGATCGCGGTCAGTATCGGCATCTGGGAGATGACCCAGGCGGTACGGCCCAGCGGGGTCCACCCGCCACTCGTGCCGCTGATCGCGGGCGGCCTGCTGATGGTCGGGCTGGCCTGGTGGGCCGGGCCGGACGCGCTCAGCCTCGGATTGCTGGTGACGGTGCTGGCGACGCTGGTCTGGCGGCTCGGTGACGGGCCGGCCGGCTACCAGCGGGACATGACGGCGGCCACCCTCATCGCGGTCTACGTGCCGTTCCTCGGCGGGTTCGCGGCGCTGCTCGCCGCCGCGCCGGACGACGGCGAACTGCGGGTACTGGTCACCCTGGCCGCGGTCGTGCTCTCCGACACCGGTGGGTACGCCGCCGGTGTGGCGTTCGGCAAGCATCCGATGGCGCCCTCGGTCAGTCCGAAGAAGTCCTGGGAGGGTTTTGCCGGTTCGGTGGCGGCGGCGGCGATCGGCAGCGCCGTACTGCTGGGCGTCCTGCTCGACGTCGAGCCGTGGTGGGGGGCGATCTTCGGGGTGGCGGTCTCGGTGGCGGCCGTGCTCGGAGACCTCGGCGAATCGATGATCAAGCGGGATCTCGGGGTCAAGGACATGAGCAACCTGCTCCCGGGACACGGTGGACTGATGGACCGACTCGACTCGGTCCTCTTCGCCGTGCCCACCGGGTACCTTCTCCTGGCGATCTTCGCCCCGACCGGTTGA
- the rlmN gene encoding 23S rRNA (adenine(2503)-C(2))-methyltransferase RlmN, protein MTSLPMIQISPDAPIGSAPSRRAAMPPRHLADLDLPGRQAVVAELGEPAFRAKQISTHYFGRLVRDPERMTDLPTASRDRITDALLPNLLTPVREVACDDGATRKALWRLHDGSLVESVLMGYPDRVTVCISSQAGCGMGCPFCATGQAGLTRNLSTAEIVDQAVHLAGVAASGAVVGSPPRLSHVVFMGMGEPLANYSRVVAAVRRLCAPAPEGLGLSQRHVTVSTVGLVPAMRRLAEEGLSVTLALSLHAPDDELRDELVPVNQRWKVAEVLDAAWHYAERTGRRVSIEYAMIRDVNDQPWRADLLGRLLAGRLTHVNLIPLNPTPGSRWDASPKPVEREFVRRLRAAGVSTTVRDTRGRDIDGACGQLAAAAVTP, encoded by the coding sequence ATGACGAGCCTGCCCATGATCCAGATTTCCCCGGACGCCCCGATCGGGTCCGCACCGTCGCGCCGGGCGGCGATGCCGCCCCGGCACCTTGCCGACCTCGACCTACCCGGACGACAGGCGGTCGTCGCCGAGCTGGGTGAGCCCGCCTTCCGTGCCAAGCAGATCTCCACCCACTACTTCGGCCGCCTGGTGCGGGATCCGGAGCGGATGACGGACCTGCCCACCGCCAGCCGGGACCGGATCACCGACGCGCTGCTGCCGAACCTGCTCACCCCGGTCCGCGAGGTGGCCTGCGACGACGGCGCGACCCGCAAGGCGCTGTGGCGGTTGCACGACGGCTCGCTGGTCGAGAGCGTGCTGATGGGTTACCCGGACCGGGTCACCGTCTGCATCTCCAGCCAGGCCGGCTGCGGGATGGGCTGCCCGTTCTGCGCGACCGGTCAGGCCGGCCTGACCCGCAACCTCTCCACCGCCGAGATCGTCGACCAGGCCGTCCACCTCGCCGGCGTGGCCGCCTCCGGGGCGGTCGTCGGATCCCCGCCGAGGTTGTCGCACGTTGTCTTCATGGGCATGGGCGAGCCGCTGGCCAACTACTCGCGGGTCGTGGCGGCGGTCCGCCGGCTCTGCGCGCCGGCACCGGAGGGGCTCGGTCTCTCCCAGCGTCACGTCACCGTCTCCACGGTCGGCCTGGTTCCCGCGATGCGCAGGCTGGCCGAGGAGGGACTGTCGGTGACTCTTGCGCTGTCGCTGCATGCGCCCGATGATGAGCTGCGCGACGAACTGGTGCCGGTCAACCAGAGGTGGAAGGTTGCCGAGGTGCTGGACGCCGCGTGGCACTACGCGGAGCGTACGGGGCGTCGCGTATCCATCGAATACGCGATGATCAGAGATGTGAACGACCAGCCGTGGCGTGCCGACCTACTCGGTCGGTTGCTGGCTGGTCGGCTGACCCACGTGAACTTGATCCCGCTCAACCCCACCCCGGGTAGCCGCTGGGACGCGAGTCCGAAGCCGGTGGAGCGGGAGTTCGTCCGGCGTCTGCGCGCGGCCGGCGTCTCGACGACCGTCCGGGACACCCGCGGGCGTGACATCGACGGTGCGTGTGGCCAGCTGGCCGCCGCGGCGGTGACACCGTGA
- a CDS encoding DivIVA domain-containing protein: MASQGQRFRRKALRRGYKVDEVDTFLDRVEATLAGESLGAPVASQEVHDVVFRVRFGGYDEWQVDLHLDRVERQIAELEERGGAVGNRGGDSGMGDRGTQPGRLGPPDRMGPPDRMGPPDRMGPPDRMGPPDRMGPPDRMGPPMRDDRGLPPGGQPPPLRPMPAQAGPPNDPYGQFDEPTGTFGGGFDPQRGGFDPQRGGMEPQRGGMEPQRGGFDPQRGGFEPQRGGFEPQRGGFDPQRGGGDPQRGEFEPQRGGFDPQRGGPDPQRGGFEPQRGGFEPQRGGFDPQRGGPDPQRGGFDPQRGGPEGPRGGFEPQRGPGAPVPPRTPGGPPGGFGPNERFDGFDPNRHGKADMTAEIRMPDRELRGPGRGVGEPPPMAPPMGGPGLGGPPPMGAPGPSGPGGELARIDQIRRTFQVRRFGSGYDPDQVDRLFEGILGGMAGRGPMPVNPVDLDTMRFGLVPGGYFEAEVDAALKEVKDLLLGQ, translated from the coding sequence GTGGCGAGTCAGGGTCAGCGTTTCCGGCGCAAGGCGCTCCGGCGGGGCTACAAGGTCGATGAGGTGGACACGTTCCTGGACCGTGTCGAGGCCACGCTCGCCGGTGAGTCGCTGGGCGCGCCCGTCGCCTCCCAGGAGGTGCACGACGTCGTCTTCCGGGTGCGCTTCGGAGGGTACGACGAGTGGCAGGTCGACCTGCACCTCGACCGGGTGGAGCGGCAGATCGCCGAGCTGGAGGAGCGCGGCGGTGCCGTCGGCAACCGCGGCGGGGATTCGGGGATGGGCGACCGCGGGACGCAGCCGGGCCGCCTCGGTCCGCCGGACCGGATGGGTCCGCCCGACCGAATGGGGCCGCCCGACCGAATGGGTCCGCCGGACCGGATGGGGCCACCGGACCGGATGGGTCCGCCCGACCGGATGGGCCCGCCGATGCGCGACGACCGGGGACTGCCCCCGGGTGGGCAGCCGCCACCGTTGCGTCCCATGCCGGCGCAGGCCGGGCCGCCGAACGATCCGTACGGGCAGTTCGACGAGCCCACCGGGACCTTCGGCGGCGGCTTCGACCCGCAGCGGGGTGGGTTCGACCCGCAGCGGGGTGGCATGGAGCCGCAGCGGGGTGGCATGGAGCCGCAGCGCGGCGGGTTCGACCCGCAGCGGGGCGGTTTCGAGCCCCAGCGGGGTGGCTTCGAGCCGCAGCGCGGCGGGTTCGACCCGCAGCGGGGTGGCGGGGATCCCCAGCGCGGCGAGTTCGAGCCGCAGCGGGGTGGGTTCGACCCGCAGCGCGGCGGTCCGGATCCGCAGCGGGGTGGCTTCGAGCCGCAGCGAGGTGGTTTCGAGCCCCAGCGGGGTGGCTTCGACCCGCAGCGCGGAGGTCCGGATCCGCAGCGGGGTGGCTTTGACCCGCAGCGGGGCGGTCCCGAGGGCCCGCGCGGAGGCTTCGAGCCGCAGCGCGGCCCGGGTGCTCCGGTTCCGCCCCGTACCCCGGGCGGGCCGCCGGGGGGGTTCGGGCCGAACGAGCGGTTTGACGGATTCGATCCCAACCGCCACGGCAAGGCGGACATGACCGCCGAGATCCGGATGCCGGACCGCGAGTTGCGCGGGCCGGGCCGGGGTGTCGGTGAGCCGCCGCCGATGGCACCGCCGATGGGTGGCCCGGGGCTCGGTGGCCCGCCGCCGATGGGAGCTCCGGGGCCGTCGGGGCCGGGTGGTGAGCTGGCGCGGATCGACCAGATCCGTCGTACCTTCCAGGTGCGCCGGTTCGGTAGCGGGTACGACCCCGATCAGGTCGACCGGTTGTTCGAGGGGATCCTCGGCGGCATGGCCGGGCGAGGACCGATGCCGGTCAACCCCGTCGATCTCGACACCATGCGGTTCGGGCTGGTGCCGGGCGGCTACTTCGAGGCCGAGGTCGACGCCGCACTCAAGGAAGTCAAGGACCTGCTGCTCGGACAGTGA